AACTGATCCAGCAGGAGTGGAATCATCGTATCAAATGATTGAAGGATTAGGGTTAATACCAATGAGAACAATCATGGCTAAGGATAAAACCACTGTTCGCTCAGAAGGAATTGCAATGATTGGAAAAGAACGTATTCATGTGGAAGGTTATGAAATTCATATGGGACAATCAACGTTTCAGAAGGACTACATTCCTCTTGTTCAATTATCGAATTGTTATGATGGAACGGTAACGTCAGATAAGAAAATTTTTGGAACCTATTTACATGGTATCTTTCATAACGATGCATTCCGAGAAACAATCCTTAATGAAATAAGGTTGAAAAAAGGTTTGGCACCAATTCAAAATCGCGCTTCTTTTAACCATAAAAGGGAAGAAGCCTTTGATAAGCTGTCTCAAGTTGTCCGTGAAAATATCCAATTAAAACGTATTTATGATCTGATGGAGGAATTCCAAAAGGAGTGTTGAGATGCGATTAATATCAATTTGCCCAAGTAATACAGAATTGCTAGGGTACTTAGGTTTAAATTCATCTTTAGTAGGAGTAGATAACTATTCCGATTGGCCAGAGGAAGTGAAAACATTGCCCCAGCTTGGCTCTGATTTAAGCATTGATATGGATAAGGTTGAAGAGTTAAAACCCGACTTAGTACTGGCCTCACTCTCTGTTCCTGGAATGGAACGAAATATTGAACAATTAGAAAAACGAAAAATCCCATATGTGATTGTACCGAATCCAAAATCACTAACAGAAGTTGGGGATAGTGTATTATTTGTTGGTGACGTAACAAACACCACTGATAAGGCAAAGAAATTGTATAATGAATACAATAAAATACTTCAACATTATCGCTCCTTAAGTAAGCAAGTTGAAAAGAAGATACCGCTTTATTGGGAATGGTGGGCAAAACCAATTTTTACACCTGGTGCGACCAATTGGCTAACGGAAATTAGTGAGCTTGCTGGAGGAAGGAATGTATTTGATGATATGCCTCAAGCAAGTGTGAAAACGGATTGGGAAGACGTCAAAAGCAGAAACCCAGCGGTAATATGCGTAGTTTGGGTTGGGGTAAAGAAAGAGAAAGTAAATCCAAAGGTAATTTTAAATAGAGATGGGGTAGAACAGTTGACGGCCATTCAAAACAATCAGCTGTACATATTAGACGAGCCATTATTTTGTCGACCTTCACCAAAACTATTAATGGGATTAAATAAAATCGCTAGCATCCTTCACCCGCAAATTTATCCTTCATTTGATGAAAATAAGGATCCTTTGTTAGAAAGTTTAATATAAATACAGGATTACATTTACTAAAGAAAAAAGAAGCTATTTTAAAATTCAAAATGGCTTCTTTTTATATGGAATAAGTATTTTTCGGGATAAGCAGAAGGGAGTCTATTAAATACGATAAAATCTTTTTGTATTTTCGTAGAGAATTATTTCAGCCTCTTCAAGAGCTATCCCTTTTAACTGTGCAATTTTCTTAAGTGAGTGCTTCATCATTTTTGGAGCGGTCATTTGTCCGTCAAAAGGTCCTTTAAAAGGCCAAGGTCCATCCGTTTCCACCATCATTTGTTGAAGAGGGTATATACGTACAAGCTCTTGAATCTCCTTTTCATACATTACGTCAGGTGTGATTGAAATGAAATACCCCTTTGCTATCATCCTCTCAATTACCGATTTATCTCCCTTAAACCAATGAAAATGAACATTTTTAATGTCATGCTTTTCAAGTAAATCACATGCAATTAATGCATCTTCATAGACTGCATGAAGGACAATAGGCTTATTCCATTTTGATGCAAATGCCATAAAGCGATCTAGCAACTGAACATAAGGCTCATAATCGAAAGGGGAATCATTTTCCATCCGCTTATAATAAGGTAATCCAACTTCACCAACAGCGACCATTTCATCTACATGACCTTCCATCCAGTCAAAAAGCTGAGTTACTTCATCATCGGAAGGAAGCTCTTGTTCTGGATGGAAACCATAGGCAGGCTTTATTCGTGAATCTACTAATGAGTACTTCTGATTTTTCAAACAAGACTCCAAATTAAAAGAAACGGAAATTAAAGCATCCACTTGATGTGTTGAAAGATCATCTAAGATTGTCTTTTGCTGTAGTGGATCATAATGATCAAGGTGAATATGTGCATCAATCATCATACTTCAATTTCCTCCTTGATTGTTTGGAAAATCTTTTGCTTCATTGTGAAAAACTCATTTGATTCTAACAAGTTTTCGTTTCTTGGTCTTGCGAAAGGGACTTCTATTTCAGCCTTCACCATAGCAGGTCGCTTTGATAATACATAAATTCGATCCGCTAAAAATAGAGCTTCTTCAATACTGTGGGTTATAAATAACACAGATTTTCGATTTTGTTCCCAAACTGAAAGAAGCCATTTTTGCATTTTCAGTCTCGTGAACTCGTCTAATGCAGAAAAGGGCTCATCTAAACAGAGAAGACTTTGTTTGCTTAGTAATGCGCGTATAAATGAAACCCGTTGCTTCATCCCACCAGATAATTCAATTGGATAGGCATTTTCAAACTCAGCTAATCCTACTTTTTCAAGCCACAATTTGGCTTCTTCATAATTTGGCTTTCCTTTCAATTCAGCAGCTAGTACTACATTTTCTAAAACGGTACGCCAAGGAAAAAGGGAAGGCTGTTGAGGCATGTAGCTAATAAAGCCTTTCTTTCCATTGATAACGTCCCCATTTAAGGAAATGGTGCCATGATCAGCTAGGAGATTGCCGCCAATTAACTGAAAGAGCGTACTTTTTCCGCTTCCAGAAGGTCCGAGAATAGCAACAAACTCACCTTCATTTACATGCAAATTAATATCCTTCAGTACTTGAAGGTTCCCAAAGGATTTATTTAATTTATGAATATTTAACAACATGCTATACAGCCTCCTTTCTGCCTTTGACGACTATTTTTTCGATGAATCTGATGAGACCGAACAATAGTATGCTTAATAACATAATAAAGAAAATCGCGACAAATACACGATCGATTCGAAAAGATGATTGTGCAAGGGTCATATATACCCCGATACCCGACTTTGCACCAAGCCATTCCGAAATAACAGTCCCCATCACGCTATAGGTTGCCGCGATTTTAAGTCCCGAAAATAGAGAGGGAAGGGCATGAGGAAACTCAAGCTTCCAAAAAATCTGGTTCTTTGTTGCGCCAACCATTTGCATATAATGCTTTAGTTCTGGAGCAGTTTGTCTAAATCCGTCCATACTTGCAATAACAATAGGGAAGAAACAAACTAAACTAATAATAATTAGCTTAGGTAAAATCCCAAACCCAAACCAAATAATAAGAAGGGGTGCAAGAACAATAGTCGGTATATTTTGAGATAAAATTAACAACGGATACAACACTTCATTTACTTTCGGTAAACGATAAAGAATGATTGAAATAATAAGACCGATACTACAACCGATGAAAAGACCTAGTAATGCTAAATAAATCGTTGAAAGTAAGTGACCATAGAAATTATCAAAACCAATCATTGCTTCTTTGAAAACATCACTAGGAGCAGGTAATAGCCACATCGGTGTTTGGGTAATTCGGACAAGTATTTCCCAAAGGATGAATAAAAAGAGGAGGAACAGAAAAGACCTTCCTCCTCGTTTCCATGAGCCTTTCATTAACGATATTTCTCCGTTAATTTATCCATTGAAACACCTTCTGGGTTATAGGAAATTTTCACTTGGGAAAGCACACCTGGACAGCCTAATTCAATCATCTTTTCATTCATTTTTTCAATAATCGAAAGCAACTGAGACAGCTCACCCTCCATTGTTGTTTCTAATGGATTCACTTGATATTTTACGCCTGAAGCGTCGATTACCCCAATCGCTTCGTCAACGTATGGAATGACGCTTTCGCCATTATTTGTTTTCGGTATGATTTGTATACTAACTAATGCATTTGCCATTTTTCATCTCTCCTTATTCCGGTAAAAATTCATTTGTAAATGCTTTTTCCGGATCAAATTCGCCTTCCAATACGCCATTCTCCTTCATCCAGTCTGCGTAGTTTTGCCATACCTCAAGCTTTTGTTCACCCCATCTAGGTGCATCATCTTGATATTTTGTACTAAGCCATTTTTGACTCTCTAAAACAAGCTCTGCATCAAGCTCAGGAGCAGCTGAGGATAAAATGCTTGCTGATTCTTCCGGGTGTTCAATCGCAAATTGATAGCCTTTCGATGCAGCTGTAACAAATGCTTTAACTGTTTCAGGATTTTCTGCAATCATCTTTTCGTTTGTTGCTAGAACTGGCGTGTAGTAATCAAGTTTTTCAGAGTAATCCGTTAAATAAACCATGTTAATCTCTTCGCCACGAAGTTCTGCTTCAATTCCAGTCCACCCATAGAAAACCCAAGAAAAATCAATGCCTTGGTTTGCCATCGTAAAGAAGTCCGCATTTCCTGCATTGACGATTTCTAACTTATTAATGTCGGCATTTTCAACGTTCATCAATGTTTCGATAACAGCCTGCTCAATAGGAGAGCCCCAGCCACCATAGGTTTTTCCCTCAAAATCCTTAGGTGAAGTAATATTTAAATCAGCAGGTGAAGCAAAGCCAGAAGTATTATGCTGAATGACTGCTGCAATCGATACAATCGGCACACCTTGAGTCCGAGCAAGTGTAATAGATTCTTGAATGCTCACACCAAAATCTGCATTTCCTGAAGCAATTAATTGGTCAGCTCCAGCATCACCTGGCATGATAATTTCAACATCCAATCCTTGTTCTTCAAAATAGCCATTCTCTTTTGCAACATAAAGACCCGTATGGTTTGTATTTGGTGTCCAATCTAATACAACGGATACTTTCTTCAGTTC
Above is a genomic segment from Lysinibacillus sp. PLM2 containing:
- a CDS encoding cobalamin-binding protein, with product MRLISICPSNTELLGYLGLNSSLVGVDNYSDWPEEVKTLPQLGSDLSIDMDKVEELKPDLVLASLSVPGMERNIEQLEKRKIPYVIVPNPKSLTEVGDSVLFVGDVTNTTDKAKKLYNEYNKILQHYRSLSKQVEKKIPLYWEWWAKPIFTPGATNWLTEISELAGGRNVFDDMPQASVKTDWEDVKSRNPAVICVVWVGVKKEKVNPKVILNRDGVEQLTAIQNNQLYILDEPLFCRPSPKLLMGLNKIASILHPQIYPSFDENKDPLLESLI
- a CDS encoding nitrate ABC transporter ATP-binding protein; protein product: MLLNIHKLNKSFGNLQVLKDINLHVNEGEFVAILGPSGSGKSTLFQLIGGNLLADHGTISLNGDVINGKKGFISYMPQQPSLFPWRTVLENVVLAAELKGKPNYEEAKLWLEKVGLAEFENAYPIELSGGMKQRVSFIRALLSKQSLLCLDEPFSALDEFTRLKMQKWLLSVWEQNRKSVLFITHSIEEALFLADRIYVLSKRPAMVKAEIEVPFARPRNENLLESNEFFTMKQKIFQTIKEEIEV
- a CDS encoding ABC transporter permease, translated to MKGSWKRGGRSFLFLLFLFILWEILVRITQTPMWLLPAPSDVFKEAMIGFDNFYGHLLSTIYLALLGLFIGCSIGLIISIILYRLPKVNEVLYPLLILSQNIPTIVLAPLLIIWFGFGILPKLIIISLVCFFPIVIASMDGFRQTAPELKHYMQMVGATKNQIFWKLEFPHALPSLFSGLKIAATYSVMGTVISEWLGAKSGIGVYMTLAQSSFRIDRVFVAIFFIMLLSILLFGLIRFIEKIVVKGRKEAV
- a CDS encoding ABC transporter substrate-binding protein encodes the protein MKKLLILLLMTVLALFGCQSQSEGNHSNENDSETNTQKELKKVSVVLDWTPNTNHTGLYVAKENGYFEEQGLDVEIIMPGDAGADQLIASGNADFGVSIQESITLARTQGVPIVSIAAVIQHNTSGFASPADLNITSPKDFEGKTYGGWGSPIEQAVIETLMNVENADINKLEIVNAGNADFFTMANQGIDFSWVFYGWTGIEAELRGEEINMVYLTDYSEKLDYYTPVLATNEKMIAENPETVKAFVTAASKGYQFAIEHPEESASILSSAAPELDAELVLESQKWLSTKYQDDAPRWGEQKLEVWQNYADWMKENGVLEGEFDPEKAFTNEFLPE